The Lycium ferocissimum isolate CSIRO_LF1 chromosome 10, AGI_CSIRO_Lferr_CH_V1, whole genome shotgun sequence genome window below encodes:
- the LOC132034579 gene encoding uncharacterized protein LOC132034579: protein MDNSYTTVCELLDKLTETNEARHTRDAEIGGGNSSKNVLTHEMIKKEEERDESMAKLVTQMDLLTKHVMGGGSKKVNAVESYEGGSPDEQCFQMYDEEASYVNNLREGSRPNYQGPSQGSWRQGQGNQGWNKDQGHSNWRDNRDNNQGGYNNNYNNHQSSNPYVPPKCNQPSSSQPPTSDPASSKIEDMLSRVLKKVESTDAFCKEIRDEVKSIGQVVSSHSTSIKQLESQLGQIPAILNQRQKGSLPSDIVANPRNDGDHKCNAITTRSGKTIGEEALVKEDVLGDDEKIVEEPMVVEEEVNPKNTRASIDKPIVVEDPPKINDASKNKEAVEEVPRASPPVMKPPPPFPQLLATKADDGKFLKFI, encoded by the coding sequence ATGGATAATTCTTATACCACCGTTTGTGAATTGTTGGATAAATTGACCGAGACTAATGAAGCACGGCACACTAGAGATGCAGAAATAGGTGGAGGAAATTCCTCCAAAAATGTGCTCACTCATGAGATGATTAAGAAGgaggaagagagagatgaatcCATGGCCAAACTTGTCACCCAAATGGATCTTCTTACAAAACATGTCATGGGTGGCGGAAGCAAAAAAGTGAATGCGGTAGAATCTTATGAAGGGGGTTCTCCGGATGAGCAATGTTTCCAAATGTATGATGAGGAGGCAAGTTATGTCAACAATCTAAGGGAGGGTTCCCGTCCGAACTACCAAGGTCCGAGTCAAGGATCTTGGCGGCAAGGTCAAGGGAATCAAGGTTGGAACAAAGATCAAGGTCACTCTAATTGGAGAGATAATCGTGACAACAATCAAGGGGGTtacaacaataactacaacaATCATCAGAGCTCAAATCCGTATGTCCCTCCAAAGTGTAATCAACCAAGCTCTAGTCAACCACCCACTAGCGATCCCGCTAGTTCAAAAATTGAAGATATGTTGTCAAGGGTGTTGAAGAAAGTGGAATCCACCGATGCCTTTTGCAAGGAGATTAGAGATGAGGTTAAATCAATAGGGCAAGTTGTGAGTTCACACTCCACCTCCATTAAACAATTGGAGtctcaacttggccaaatcccGGCTATCCTAAACCAAAGGCAAAAAGGCTCACTCCCTAGTGATATAGTTGCAAATCCAAGGAATGATGGTGAtcataaatgcaatgcaattacTACTAGGAGTGGCAAAACAATTGGGGAAGAGGCGTTGGTGAAAGAGGATGTGTTGGGTGACGATGAGAAAATAGTTGAAGAACCCatggttgttgaagaagaagtGAACCCAAAGAATACGAGGGCTAGTATTGACAAGCCCATTGTTGTTGAGGACCCTCCGAAAATTAATGATGCTTCAAAAAACAAGGAAGCGGTGGAGGAGGTACCAAGGGCTTCACCGCCCGTTATGAAGCCTCCTCCTCCTTTTCCCCAACTATTGGCAACGAAAGCGGACGATGGAAAATTCCTCAAGTTTATCTAA
- the LOC132034577 gene encoding uncharacterized protein LOC132034577 yields MVRGTPEHGYACLSAYLYMVGNLNPGSRICISLDDADRFKYYFVAYGACIRGYKHMPKVIVVDGTHLYGQYEGVLLSAVAQDTENHIYPIAFCVADKECDESWTYFFEQLRYIIVDEPDLCIISDRHKSIANSVSRIFEHAHHGLCMKHLGDNLRKNFQCGDSLHVYYDAVKAYGYQKFNEHFQQLRNKCPKAANCLEFDKWSRAYFLANSFDVLTTNIAESLNSMLRDETEYPVTALFTFISKRFAEIFR; encoded by the coding sequence ATGGTTAGGGGGACACCGGAGCACGGGTATGCTTGCTTATCAGCTTATTTGTAcatggttggaaatctaaatCCAGGCTCCAGAATTTGCATTAGTCTTGATGATGCGGACAGGTTCAAATATTACTTCGTAGCTTATGGAGCTTGCATTCGAGGATATAAACACATGCCAAAGGTTATTGTCGTTGACGGCACACATTTATATGGCCAGTATGAGGGTGTGTTGTTGTCCGCCGTCGCACAGGATACTGAGAACCATATCTATCCAATTGCTTTTTGCGTGGCGGACAAGGAGTGTGATGAATCCTGGACCTACTTCTTCGAGCAGCTGAGGTATATAATCGTTGATGAACCAGACTTGTGCATCATCTCTGATAGGCACAAGAGCATAGCCAACAGTGTTTCCAGAATTTTTGAGCATGCTCATCATGGACTATGCATGAAGCATCTTGGTGATAACCTTCGAAAAAATTTCCAATGTGGAGATTCTCTTCATGTGTACTATGATGCAGTAAAGGCATATGGTTACCAGAAGTTCAATGAACATTTTCAGCAATTAAGGAATAAATGCCCCAAAGCTGCTAATTGCCTCGAGTTTGATAAATGGAGCAGGGCATATTTTCTAGCAAATAGCTTTGATGTGCTGACCACAAACATAGCGGAGTCGCTAAACTCAATGTTGAGGGATGAAACAGAGTACCCTGTGACTGCCTTATTCACTTTCATTTCTAAGAGGTTTGCTGAAATTTTCAGGTAG